CGATGAGATCATTGAAGAATGGATCAGACAAATGTCTACATTTTTCGACAAAAAATAAGAAAGATCTTCCTAATTTACACTTGAAAGGATACAATAAAGATAGATTTGAATTGCTGTTTTTCGAAAGGGAGTTGAACATGGCATGGTGTACAGGCTTGTCGCGATTTTTTTCATTCTCCTGGCGCTAAGCGGCTGCGGACAATCGCCGCTGAAAGGGAAAATTGAAAAAGTCGGTTTGCTTGTCCCTGATACGATAAATGACCAAGTATGGGGAACCAAAGGATATAAAGGATTATTAAGAATACAATCCGTCTACAATGTCGACGTCTATTATAAAGAGGGAATCGATAATGACGCTGCCATTAAAATGGCTGTAGAAGATTTTCACAAAAAAGGCGTCAACCTCATCTACGGGCACGGAAGCGAATATGAAAAAGCCTTTAATGAGATATGCAAAGATTATCCTGATATTCATTTTGTTTTAATGAACTCGAAAGCCGATCACCCAAATGTGACAAGCATATCGCTTGAAGGAGAAGCGATGGGGTTCTTCGGCGGAATGACGGCGGCCCATCAGTCAAAAACAAAGAAAATCGGCGTGCTCGCAACGTATAAATGGCAGCCTGAAGTAGAAGGATTTTCCGAAGGGGCTAAATACCTCGATCCGGACATTGAGGTGATGACAGAATATGTCGGCCAGTGGGACGACAGCGAAAATGCCGTCAAACTGTATGAAAAAATGAAGA
The sequence above is a segment of the Thermus filiformis genome. Coding sequences within it:
- a CDS encoding BMP family ABC transporter substrate-binding protein, translated to MVYRLVAIFFILLALSGCGQSPLKGKIEKVGLLVPDTINDQVWGTKGYKGLLRIQSVYNVDVYYKEGIDNDAAIKMAVEDFHKKGVNLIYGHGSEYEKAFNEICKDYPDIHFVLMNSKADHPNVTSISLEGEAMGFFGGMTAAHQSKTKKIGVLATYKWQPEVEGFSEGAKYLDPDIEVMTEYVGQWDDSENAVKLYEKMKKAGADVVYPAGDGYNVPVIEQIKKDGLYAIGYVSDQSELGENVVLTSTIQQS